The following are from one region of the Candidatus Deferrimicrobium borealis genome:
- a CDS encoding AbrB/MazE/SpoVT family DNA-binding domain-containing protein: protein PDGRLVLMPVATIPKHQLWAWTPEVRRAVSESLKDPRPSTVVESKEEAEALAKRWAGED, encoded by the coding sequence CCCCCGACGGCCGCCTGGTCCTCATGCCCGTTGCGACCATCCCGAAGCACCAGCTCTGGGCGTGGACTCCGGAGGTTCGCAGAGCGGTCTCGGAGTCCCTGAAAGACCCCCGCCCGTCGACCGTTGTGGAGTCGAAGGAGGAAGCGGAAGCGCTGGCCAAGCGGTGGGCCGGTGAGGATTGA